The following proteins are co-located in the Solanum pennellii chromosome 8, SPENNV200 genome:
- the LOC107028438 gene encoding guanosine nucleotide diphosphate dissociation inhibitor 2 has protein sequence MDEEYDVIVLGTGLKECILSGLLSVDGLKVLHMDRNDYYGGESTSLNLLQLWKRFKGSDKPPAELGSSRDYNVDMIPKFIMANGALVRVLIHTDVTKYLYFKAVDGSFVYNKGKVHKVPATDMEALKSPLMGIFEKRRARKFFIYVQDYKESDPKTHEGMDLTKVTTRELIAKYGLDDNTVDFIGHALALHRDDRYLDEPALDTVKRMKLYAESLARFQGGSPYIYPLYGLGELPQAFARLSAVYGGTYMLNKPECKVEFDAEGKVCGVTSEGETAKCKKVVCDPSYLPSKVRKVGKVARAIAIMSHPIPNTSESHSVQIILPQKQLGRKSDMYLFCCSYTHNVAPKGKFIAFVSTEAETDNPENELKPGVSLLGPVDEIVYETYDRSEPVNECTLDNCFVSTSYDATTHFESTVDDVLNLYTKITGKVLDLNVDLSAASAAEE, from the exons ATGGATGAAGAATATGATGTGATTGTGCTTGGTACAGGTCTCAAGGAATGCATCCTTAGCGGTCTTCTATCTGTTGATGGTCTTAAG GTTCTGCACATGGACAGAAATGACTACTATGGAGGAGAATCAACTTCCCTCAATCTTCTCCAG CTTTGGAAGAGGTTTAAAGGAAGTGATAAACCTCCAGCTGAACTGGGTTCTAGTAGAGATTACAATGTTGACATGATTCCTAag TTTATTATGGCAAATGGTGCTCTTGTGCGGGTGCTAATTCATACCGATGTcacaaaatatttatactttaaaGCTGTTGATGGAAGCTTTGTGTATAACAAAGGAAAG GTGCACAAGGTGCCAGCTACTGACATGGAGGCTCTTAAATCTCCTCTGATGGGCATTTTTGAGAAGCGGCGTGCTcgaaagttttttatttatgttcaAGATTATAAAGAAAGTGATCCTAAAACGCATGAAGGGATGGATCTAACAAAAGTTACCACAAGAGAGCTTATTGC AAAATATGGTCTTGATGACAACACTGTTGACTTCATTGGTCATGCATTGGCACTGCATAGGGATGATCGCTACCTAGATGAACCAGCACTGGATACTGTGAAGAGAATGAAG CTATATGCTGAGTCTCTTGCTCGTTTCCAAGGAGGATCACCATATATTTATCCTTTGTATGGATTAGGAGAGCTCCCCCAG GCATTTGCTCGATTGAGTGCTGTCTATGGTGGGACCTACATGTTGAATAAACCTGAATGCAAG GTAGAGTTTGATGCAGAAGGAAAGGTCTGTGGTGTTACTTCGGAAGGGGAAACTGCAAAGTGCAAGAAAGTTGTATGTGATCCTTCCTACTTGCCCTCCAAG GTGAGGAAGGTTGGCAAAGTTGCAAGAGCTATCGCAATTATGAGCCACCCAATTCCAAATACCAGCGAATCTCACTCTGTGCAGATTATCCTACCTCAGAAGCAGTTGGGTCGCAAATCAGATAT GTACCTGTTTTGCTGTTCTTACACTCATAATGTTGCTCCAAAGGGGAAATTCATTGCATTTGTCTCAACAGAGGCAGAAACTGATAACCCAGAGAATGAACTGAAGCCAGGCGTCAGTCTTCTAGGGCCAGTGGATGAGATCGTCTATGAAACCTATGACCGATCTGAACCTGTCAATGAGTGCACCTTGGACAATTGTTTTGTTTCAACT AGCTATGATGCCACAACTCACTTTGAGTCGACTGTAGATGATGTGCTCAATTTGTACACAAAAATAACTGGAAAG GTTCTTGACCTCAATGTGGACCTAAGTGCCGCGAGTGCCGCTGAAGAATGA
- the LOC107028437 gene encoding MLO-like protein 1, translating into MSGGGGDEGTSLEFTPTWIVALVCTVIVAISLLVERIIHYGGKYLLKKNQKPLYEALQKIKEELMLLGFISLLLTVLQARILKICIPKHLTNHWLPCKKDDVNDSVHFQTNFFSLIPGGRRLLSGSANSGYCEAKDKAPLLSLTALHHLHTFIFVLAVSHVTFSALTILFGGIKIRQWKSWEDSIKKEEYNPEEVLRSKVTHVHDHDFIKGRFLGFGKRSTLLGWLHSFVKQFFGSVTKLDYTTLRLGFIMTHCKKNPKFDFHKYMTRVLEADFKKVVGISWYLWVFVVLFLLLNVHGWHTYFWIAFVPFGLLLAVGTKLEHVITQLAGEVAAKHIAVEGDLVVKPSDDHFWFHRPRLVLFLIHIILFQNSFEIAFFFWIWAQYRFNSCIMGQVGYIIPRLVIGVFVQFLCSYSTLPLYAIVTQMGSSFKKEIFDEHIQEGLLVWANKARRRAVNGSNQVEHKESTSPMSVQLAQVGTQESAMEEGNGGEISHANDQLNSKVN; encoded by the exons ATGTCAGGAGGTGGAGGAGATGAAGGAACAAGTTTAGAATTTACACCAACATGGATTGTTGCCTTAGTATGCACTGTCATAGTTGCTATATCTCTTCTTGTTGAAAGAATTATTCACTATGGTGGCAAG TATTTGCTCAAGAAAAACCAAAAGCCACTCTATGAAGCCTTACAAAAGATCAAAGAAG AGTTGATGTTGTTGGGATTCATATCACTGTTATTGACAGTGTTACAAGCGAGAATTCTTAAAATATGCATCCCAAAACACTTGACTAATCACTGGCTCCCTTGTAAAAAAGATGATGTGAATGACTCTGTCCACTTCCAAACTAATTTCTTCTCTTTGATTCCGGGAGGAAGGCGCCTTCTTTCTGGATCTGCTAATTCTGGTTATTGTGAGGCTAAG GACAAGGCGCCATTGCTATCTCTCACAGCATTGCATCATCTCCATACATTTATCTTTGTGCTGGCTGTTTCACATGTTACTTTCTCAGCTCTTACAATTCTATTTGGAGGTATAAAG ATACGTCAATGGAAATCTTGGGAGGATTCTATCAAGAAAGAGGAATATAATCCTGAAGAAG TACTTCGATCAAAAGTTACTCATGTTCATGATCATGACTTTATCAAGGGCCGGTTTCTAGGATTTGGTAAAAGATCAACTTTATTAGGTTGGCTG CATTCCTTCGTCAAGCAATTCTTTGGATCTGTCACAAAATTAGACTATACAACCTTGAGGCTTGGCTTCATTATG ACTCATTGCAAGAAGAATCCAAAGTTCGATTTTCACAAGTATATGACACGCGTGCTTGAAGCTGATTTCAAGAAAGTTGTTGGGATTAG CTGGTATCTTTGGGTATTTGTGGTCTTGTTCCTATTGCTTAATGTTCATG GCTGGCACACATACTTTTGGATAGCATTTGTTCCCTTTGGT CTTTTGCTAGCTGTGGGGACTAAACTAGAGCATGTAATAACTCAACTTGCTGGAGAGGTTGCTGCAAAGCACATCGCGGTAGAAGGAGATTTAGTTGTGAAGCCATCAGATGATCATTTCTGGTTTCATAGACCGCGACTAGTCCTTTTCCTCATTCATATCATCCTTTTCCAGAACTCCTTTGAGATTGCATTTTTCTTCTGGATTTGG GCTCAATATCGTTTCAACTCCTGCATCATGGGACAAGTTGGTTATATCATCCCTCGACTTGTCATAGG GGTGTTTGTTCAATTCCTTTGCAGTTATAGTACTCTACCACTATATGCAATTGTCACACAG ATGGGAAGTTCattcaagaaagaaatattcGACGAGCATATACAAGAAGGGCTACTTGTTTGGGCTAACAAGGCTAGAAGGAGAGCTGTCAATGGCTCAAACCAAGTGGAACATAAAGAGTCCACTTCTCCTATGTCTGTGCAGCTAGCACAAGTAGGAACACAAGAATCTGCTATGGAAGAGGGCAATGGGGGAGAAATTAGTCACGCGAACGACCAACTCAACTCCAAAGTAAATTAA